A window of the Cynocephalus volans isolate mCynVol1 chromosome 10, mCynVol1.pri, whole genome shotgun sequence genome harbors these coding sequences:
- the OVOL3 gene encoding putative transcription factor ovo-like protein 3: MPRAFLVRSRRPQPPNWGHLPDQLRGDAYIPDCSSLGGPPACRSPGLRDSSWAAPAQGTLASAPRGPGTLGCPLCPKAFPLQRMLTRHLKCHSPARRHVCRCCGKGFHDAFDLKRHMRTHTGIRPFRCGACGKAFTQRCSLEAHLAKVHGQPASYAYRERREKLHVCEDCGFTSSRPDAYAQHRALHRAA; encoded by the exons ATGCCCCGTGCCTTCCTGGTCAGGAGTCGGCGCCCGCAGCCACCCAACTGGGGCCACCTGCCTGACCAGCTCCGGGGAGACGCCTACATCCCAG ACTGCAGCAGCCTAGGGGGGCCACCAGCATGCCGGTCTCCTGGCCTCAGGGACTCTTCTTGGGCAGCG CCCGCACAGGGCACCCTGGCCTCTGCTCCTAGGGGCCCTGGGACACTTGGCTGCCCGCTCTGTCCCAAGGCCTTCCCGTTGCAGCGCATGCTGACGCGGCACCTCAAGTGCCACAGCCCAGCACGCCGCCACGTGTGCCGCTGTTGTGGCAAGGGCTTTCATGATGCTTTCGATCTCAAGCGTCATATGAGGACTCACACTG GAATCCGGCCTTTCCGCTGCGGAGCTTGCGGGAAAGCATTTACGCAGCGCTGCTCCCTTGAAGCGCATCTTGCTAAGGTGCATGGGCAGCCAGCCAGCTACGCTTACCGTGAGCGCCGCGAGAAGCTGCATGTGTGCGAGGACTGCGGCTTCACTAGCTCGAGGCCCGACGCCTATGCACAGCACCGGGCCCTGCACCGCGCTGCATGA
- the POLR2I gene encoding DNA-directed RNA polymerase II subunit RPB9, giving the protein MEPDGTYEPGFVGIRFCQECNNMLYPKEDKENRILLYACRNCDYQQEADNSCIYVNKITHEVDELTQIIADVSQDPTLPRTEDHPCQKCGHKEAVFFQSHSARAEDAMRLYYVCTAPHCGHRWTE; this is encoded by the exons ATGGAACCAGACGGGACCTATGAGCCGGGCTTCGTGGGTATTCGATTCTGCCAGGAATG TAACAACATGCTGTACCCCAAGGAAGACAAGGAGAACCGAATTCTACTCTACGCG TGCCGTAATTGTGATTACCAGCAGGAAGCCGACAACAGCTGCATCTACGTCAACAAAATCACGCACGAAGTGGA CGAACTGACCCAGATCATCGCTGATGTGTCCCAGGACCCCACCTTGCCTCGGACCGAGGACCACCCGTGCCAGAA GTGTGGCCACAAGGAGGCGGTGTTCTTTCAGTCACACAGTGCCCGGGCTGAG GACGCCATGCGCCTGTACTACGTATGCACGGCCCCACACTGCGGCCATCGCTGGACTGAGTGA